Proteins encoded within one genomic window of Ottowia sp. SB7-C50:
- the gatB gene encoding Asp-tRNA(Asn)/Glu-tRNA(Gln) amidotransferase subunit GatB — MPAPLIHGYEVVIGFETHAQLQTASKIFSRASTAFGAAPNTQACAVDLALPGTLPVMNREAVQCAIKLGLALGSHIAPRSIFARKNYFYPDLPKGYQISQFEIPVVQGGEVSFFLGDEKKTVRLVRAHLEEDAGKSLHEDYHGMSGIDLNRAGTPLLEIVTEPDMRSSAEAVAYAKELHKIVTWIGICDGNMQEGSFRCDANVSVRKPGEKLGTRREIKNLNSFKFMQQAIDFEIRWQIEQLEDGHAIQQATVLFDPDTGETRAMRTKEDSADYRYFPDPDLPPLCISEQWIEDTRAQMPELPRKMAERFVADYALPEYDATTLTQSPAMGAYFEQAAKASGQPKLASNWVMGEISKRLNAEEIGIESAKVSAAQLAALIGRIQDGTISNAAARQVFDALWSGEGADVDAIVEAKGLRQMNDTGALEKIVDEVIAANPGNVEQYRAGKDKAFNALVGQVMKASKGKANPAQVNELLRARLGA, encoded by the coding sequence ATGCCCGCCCCATTGATCCACGGCTACGAAGTCGTCATCGGCTTCGAAACACACGCCCAGCTGCAGACCGCCAGCAAGATCTTCAGCCGCGCCAGCACCGCATTTGGCGCCGCGCCCAACACCCAGGCCTGCGCGGTCGACCTGGCGCTGCCCGGCACGCTGCCGGTGATGAACCGCGAGGCGGTGCAGTGTGCTATCAAATTAGGACTGGCTCTCGGCTCGCACATTGCGCCGCGCAGCATCTTTGCCCGCAAGAACTACTTCTACCCCGACCTGCCCAAGGGCTACCAGATCAGCCAGTTCGAGATTCCGGTGGTGCAGGGCGGCGAGGTGTCGTTCTTCCTGGGCGACGAAAAGAAAACCGTGCGCCTGGTGCGCGCCCACCTTGAAGAAGACGCCGGCAAGTCGCTGCACGAGGACTACCACGGCATGAGCGGCATCGATCTGAACCGCGCCGGCACGCCGCTGCTCGAGATCGTGACCGAGCCCGACATGCGCAGCAGCGCCGAGGCCGTGGCCTATGCCAAAGAGTTGCACAAGATCGTCACCTGGATCGGCATCTGCGACGGCAACATGCAGGAAGGCAGCTTCCGTTGCGACGCCAACGTCAGTGTGCGCAAGCCCGGTGAAAAGCTTGGCACGCGGCGCGAGATCAAGAACCTGAACAGCTTCAAGTTCATGCAGCAGGCGATCGACTTCGAGATCCGCTGGCAGATCGAGCAGCTGGAAGACGGCCACGCCATCCAGCAGGCCACTGTGCTGTTCGACCCCGACACCGGCGAGACGCGCGCCATGCGCACCAAGGAAGACTCGGCCGACTACCGCTACTTTCCCGACCCTGACCTGCCGCCGCTCTGTATTTCAGAGCAATGGATCGAGGACACGCGCGCGCAAATGCCCGAATTGCCCCGCAAGATGGCGGAGCGTTTCGTGGCCGACTATGCGCTGCCTGAATACGACGCCACCACGCTGACCCAGTCTCCCGCCATGGGCGCGTACTTCGAGCAAGCCGCGAAAGCCAGCGGCCAGCCCAAGCTGGCCAGCAACTGGGTGATGGGCGAAATCTCCAAGCGCCTGAACGCCGAGGAGATCGGCATCGAGTCGGCCAAGGTGTCGGCTGCGCAACTGGCCGCGCTGATCGGCCGCATCCAAGACGGCACCATCAGCAACGCGGCGGCGCGGCAGGTGTTTGACGCGCTGTGGTCGGGCGAGGGTGCGGACGTCGATGCCATCGTCGAAGCCAAGGGCCTTCGGCAGATGAACGACACCGGCGCGCTGGAAAAGATCGTCGACGAAGTCATCGCTGCCAACCCAGGCAACGTCGAGCAGTACCGCGCCGGCAAGGACAAGGCCTTCAACGCGCTGGTCGGCCAGGTGATGAAGGCCAGCAAGGGCAAGGCCAACCCGGCGCAGGTCAACGAGCTGCTGCGTGCGCGGCTGGGGGCTTGA
- the gatA gene encoding Asp-tRNA(Asn)/Glu-tRNA(Gln) amidotransferase subunit GatA: MSDALHDMTVAQLAARLEARELSAVEAAQHFLARGRQHADLGAYLAVDEDATLAQARAADARIAAGDALPLAGVPVAHKDIFVTTDFPTTAGSRMLQGYRSPFESTVTARLAGAGMVCLGKLNCDEFAMGSANENSAFHPVKNPWDTSRVPGGSSGGSAAAVAARLAPAATGTDTGGSIRQPASFCGITGIKPTYGRASRFGLIAFASSLDQAGPMARTAEDCALLLSSLCGPDPDRDSTSLDVPAEDFSRSLNDGIDGLRIGVPKEFFGAGLSDDVRAAIDSALAELRKLGATLVDISLPRTELAIPVYYIIAPAEASSNLSRFDGVKFGHRAQGYTDLEDMYKKTRAEGFGDEVKRRIMTGTYVLSHGYYDAYYLQAQKVRRMIADDFQRAFTECDVIAGPVAPSVAWHLGDHDKDPLADYLADIYTLPASLAGLPGMSVPAGFGEGGLPVGLQLIGNYLQEGRLLNVAHRLQQATDFHLRAPEGF; the protein is encoded by the coding sequence ATGAGCGACGCATTGCATGACATGACCGTGGCCCAGCTGGCCGCCCGCCTGGAGGCGCGCGAGCTGTCGGCCGTCGAGGCCGCGCAGCACTTTCTGGCGCGCGGCCGCCAGCACGCCGATCTGGGCGCCTACCTGGCGGTGGACGAAGACGCCACCCTGGCGCAGGCGCGCGCGGCCGATGCCCGCATCGCCGCCGGCGACGCCCTGCCGCTGGCCGGCGTGCCCGTGGCGCACAAGGACATCTTCGTCACCACCGACTTCCCGACCACCGCCGGCTCGCGCATGCTGCAAGGCTATCGCTCTCCTTTCGAGAGCACGGTGACCGCACGGCTGGCGGGCGCGGGCATGGTTTGCCTGGGCAAGCTCAATTGCGACGAGTTCGCCATGGGCTCGGCCAACGAGAACTCGGCCTTTCACCCGGTGAAGAACCCGTGGGACACCTCGCGCGTGCCGGGCGGCTCGTCGGGCGGCAGCGCGGCCGCGGTGGCGGCGCGCCTGGCGCCGGCGGCCACCGGCACCGACACCGGCGGCTCCATCCGCCAGCCGGCCAGCTTCTGCGGCATCACCGGCATCAAGCCCACCTATGGCCGCGCCAGTCGCTTTGGGCTGATCGCCTTCGCCTCCAGCCTGGACCAGGCCGGGCCCATGGCGCGCACCGCCGAAGACTGCGCGCTGCTGCTGTCCAGCCTGTGCGGACCCGACCCCGACCGCGATTCCACCTCGCTCGACGTGCCGGCCGAGGACTTCTCCCGCAGCCTGAACGACGGCATCGACGGGCTGCGCATCGGCGTGCCCAAGGAATTCTTCGGCGCCGGCCTGTCGGACGACGTACGCGCCGCCATCGACAGCGCCCTGGCCGAGCTGCGCAAGCTGGGCGCGACCCTGGTCGACATCAGCCTGCCGCGCACCGAGCTGGCCATCCCGGTCTACTACATCATCGCGCCGGCCGAGGCCAGCAGCAACCTGAGCCGCTTCGACGGCGTCAAGTTCGGCCACCGCGCCCAGGGCTACACCGACCTGGAGGACATGTACAAGAAGACGCGCGCCGAAGGCTTTGGCGACGAGGTCAAGCGCCGCATCATGACCGGCACCTACGTGCTGTCGCACGGCTATTACGACGCCTACTACCTGCAGGCGCAGAAGGTGCGCCGCATGATCGCCGACGACTTCCAGCGCGCCTTCACCGAATGCGACGTCATCGCCGGCCCGGTCGCGCCCAGCGTCGCCTGGCACCTGGGCGACCACGACAAGGACCCGCTGGCCGACTACCTGGCCGACATCTACACCCTGCCCGCCAGCCTGGCCGGCCTGCCCGGCATGAGCGTGCCGGCCGGCTTTGGTGAAGGTGGCCTGCCCGTCGGGCTGCAGCTGATCGGCAACTACCTGCAGGAAGGCCGGCTGCTGAACGTGGCGCACCGCCTGCAGCAGGCGACCGACTTCCACCTCCGCGCACCGGAGGGCTTCTGA
- the mreC gene encoding rod shape-determining protein MreC, which yields MPLETLDRSPPPFFKQGPSALSRLLFFSALALFLMVADARFKIVQPLRAAIATFLYPAQWLALQPVQMAQTGLGYLTELKTARVTEEAARLKLAEQSRRAGQVEQLLLENARLRELLALRDRVQVPAQAAQVLYDATDPYSRRVVIGKGQLQGIEAGSPVMDESGVLGQVTRVYPFGSEVTLLIDRDQVIPVLNTRTGARSVAYGDPSPYGGMLELRYMSVTDDIKEGDLLATSGVDGVYPPGLPVARVTSVDRRSDTSFARIQCQPLAQLNGVTHVIVLSPVARQGLGDTAADGKPAGAASAPAPAAQKAATRRAAAEGARR from the coding sequence ATGCCGCTCGAAACGCTCGACCGCTCGCCGCCGCCCTTTTTCAAGCAAGGGCCTTCGGCGCTGTCGCGGTTGTTGTTCTTCAGCGCGCTGGCGCTGTTTTTGATGGTGGCGGATGCACGCTTCAAGATCGTGCAGCCGTTGCGCGCGGCCATTGCGACCTTCCTCTACCCGGCGCAATGGCTGGCCCTACAGCCGGTGCAGATGGCGCAGACGGGCCTGGGCTACCTGACCGAGTTGAAGACCGCGCGCGTGACCGAAGAAGCCGCGCGCCTGAAGCTGGCCGAGCAGTCGCGCCGCGCCGGCCAGGTTGAGCAACTGCTGCTGGAAAACGCCCGCCTGCGCGAATTGCTGGCGCTGCGCGATCGCGTGCAGGTGCCCGCGCAGGCGGCGCAGGTGCTGTACGACGCCACCGACCCCTACAGCCGCCGCGTCGTCATCGGCAAGGGGCAGTTGCAGGGCATCGAGGCCGGATCGCCCGTGATGGACGAGTCCGGCGTGCTGGGCCAGGTGACGCGCGTCTACCCCTTCGGCAGCGAAGTCACGCTGCTGATCGACCGTGACCAGGTGATCCCCGTGCTGAACACCCGCACCGGCGCGCGCAGCGTGGCCTACGGCGATCCGTCGCCCTACGGCGGCATGCTGGAATTGCGCTACATGTCGGTCACCGACGACATCAAGGAAGGCGACCTGCTGGCCACCAGCGGCGTCGACGGCGTGTACCCGCCGGGCCTGCCGGTGGCGCGCGTCACGTCGGTGGACCGGCGCAGCGACACCTCGTTCGCGCGCATCCAGTGCCAGCCGCTGGCGCAGCTCAATGGCGTGACGCACGTGATCGTGCTGTCGCCCGTCGCACGGCAGGGCCTGGGCGACACGGCGGCCGACGGCAAGCCGGCCGGCGCGGCCTCGGCGCCTGCCCCCGCCGCGCAGAAAGCCGCCACCCGCCGCGCGGCGGCCGAAGGAGCGCGCCGATGA
- the mrdA gene encoding penicillin-binding protein 2, with the protein MTEIRNVEAELVRFRVRLAVVALAVLVAFGLLAWRLYHLQVSRHTDLARQAETNRTAVVPIVPHRGEILDRNGVVLATNYKAYTLEITPSRLGRPVDEAIDAIGEVVEVTARDRKRFRRLLEDSRNFESLPIRMRLSDEEVARFAAQRYRFPGVEIKARLFRTYPLGETGAHVIGYIGRINQRDKERIEDSDDAANYRGTDYIGKLGVEASYENVLHGTTGVEQMETSAGGYAVRRLASHPAKPGDSIRLSIDIHLQKLVEEMYGERRGALVAIDPANGEILAFVSKPTYDPNLFVEGIDHETWDELNNSLDKPLLNRALRGTYPPGSTYKPFMGLAALETGKRTPGAITLDGGSWTFAGHTFRSGHALGSVDLYRSIVKSSNVYYYQLANDMGVNAIHDFMKPLGFGQVTGIDIPGETRGILPSTQWKRATYRRPEQQKWYAGETISLGIGQGYNNFTMLQLASATATVAGGGVRHVPHLVKARQDAQRQQLADVPQPPGQRLGYRPEHVALVQRAMVGVTQEGTSRGVFANAPYLSGGKTGTAQAVTIGQKSRYDARRLAEHQRDHSLYIAFAPAENPRIAVAAIVENAGFGAAHAAPLVRRVMDYWLAGIYPSEADIAALQRGQAGAPIGTPRRVADVVPRALAAP; encoded by the coding sequence ATGACCGAAATCCGCAACGTCGAAGCCGAGCTGGTGCGCTTTCGCGTGCGGCTGGCCGTGGTGGCGCTGGCGGTGCTGGTGGCGTTCGGGCTGCTGGCGTGGCGGCTGTACCACCTGCAGGTGTCGCGCCACACCGACCTGGCGCGGCAGGCCGAGACCAACCGCACGGCGGTGGTGCCGATCGTGCCGCACCGCGGCGAAATTCTCGACCGCAACGGCGTGGTGCTGGCCACCAACTACAAGGCCTATACGCTGGAGATCACGCCGTCGCGCCTGGGCCGTCCGGTGGACGAGGCGATCGACGCCATTGGCGAAGTGGTCGAAGTGACCGCGCGCGACCGCAAGCGCTTTCGGCGCCTGCTGGAAGACTCGCGCAACTTCGAATCGCTGCCCATCCGCATGCGCCTGTCCGACGAGGAAGTGGCGCGCTTCGCGGCGCAGCGCTACCGCTTTCCCGGCGTGGAAATCAAGGCGCGCCTGTTCCGCACCTACCCGCTGGGCGAGACGGGGGCGCACGTCATCGGCTACATCGGCCGCATCAACCAGCGCGACAAGGAGCGCATCGAAGACTCGGACGACGCCGCCAACTACCGCGGCACCGACTACATCGGCAAGCTGGGGGTCGAAGCCAGCTATGAAAACGTGCTGCACGGCACCACCGGCGTCGAGCAGATGGAGACCTCGGCCGGCGGCTACGCGGTGCGGCGCCTGGCCAGCCACCCGGCCAAGCCGGGCGATTCGATCCGGCTGTCGATCGACATCCACCTGCAGAAGCTGGTTGAGGAGATGTACGGCGAGCGCCGCGGCGCGCTGGTGGCCATCGACCCGGCCAACGGCGAGATCCTGGCCTTCGTCAGCAAGCCCACCTACGACCCGAACCTGTTCGTCGAAGGCATTGACCACGAGACCTGGGACGAGCTGAACAACTCGCTCGACAAGCCGCTGCTCAACCGCGCGCTGCGCGGCACCTACCCGCCCGGCTCCACCTACAAGCCCTTCATGGGCCTGGCCGCGCTGGAAACCGGCAAGCGCACGCCGGGCGCCATCACCCTGGACGGCGGATCGTGGACGTTTGCCGGGCACACGTTCCGATCCGGCCACGCGCTGGGCTCGGTGGACCTGTATCGCAGCATCGTCAAGTCGAGCAACGTGTACTACTACCAGCTCGCCAACGACATGGGCGTCAACGCCATCCACGACTTCATGAAGCCGCTGGGCTTTGGTCAGGTCACCGGCATCGACATTCCGGGCGAGACGCGCGGCATCCTGCCGTCCACGCAATGGAAGCGCGCCACCTACCGCCGCCCCGAGCAGCAGAAATGGTATGCCGGCGAAACCATTTCGCTGGGCATCGGCCAGGGCTACAACAACTTCACCATGCTGCAGCTGGCCAGCGCCACGGCCACGGTGGCCGGCGGTGGCGTGCGCCACGTGCCGCACCTGGTCAAGGCGCGCCAGGACGCGCAGCGCCAGCAACTGGCCGACGTGCCGCAACCGCCCGGCCAGCGCCTGGGCTACCGGCCCGAGCACGTGGCGCTGGTGCAGCGCGCCATGGTCGGGGTGACGCAGGAAGGCACCTCGCGCGGGGTGTTCGCCAACGCGCCCTACCTGTCGGGCGGCAAGACGGGCACGGCGCAGGCCGTCACCATCGGGCAGAAAAGCCGCTACGACGCACGCCGACTGGCCGAGCACCAGCGCGACCATTCGCTCTACATCGCCTTCGCGCCGGCCGAGAACCCGCGCATCGCCGTGGCCGCGATCGTCGAGAACGCGGGCTTCGGCGCCGCCCACGCCGCGCCGCTGGTGCGCCGCGTCATGGACTACTGGCTGGCCGGCATCTACCCCAGCGAGGCCGACATCGCCGCCCTGCAGCGCGGCCAGGCCGGCGCGCCCATCGGCACGCCCCGGCGCGTGGCCGACGTCGTGCCGCGGGCGCTGGCAGCGCCCTGA
- a CDS encoding MBL fold metallo-hydrolase: MPATSPATPRYQTIPVTPFQQNCSLVWCPATMKAAVIDPGGDLPRIEAAVARQGVTLEQIWLTHAHIDHAGGTAELSARHGLPIIGPHPGDQFWIDGIAEQGRMFGFPQAEKFTPTRWLQDGDTVQVGDCVLHVRHCPGHTPGHVVFHSPEAKRAFVGDVLFAGSIGRTDFPGGNHGQLIASIRERLWPMGDDTVFIPGHGPESTFGEERRHNPFVRG; this comes from the coding sequence ATGCCTGCCACCTCGCCTGCCACGCCGCGCTACCAGACCATCCCCGTCACCCCGTTCCAGCAGAACTGCTCGCTCGTCTGGTGCCCCGCCACCATGAAGGCGGCTGTCATCGACCCCGGCGGCGACCTGCCGCGCATCGAGGCGGCGGTGGCGCGGCAGGGCGTCACGCTGGAGCAGATCTGGCTGACCCATGCGCACATTGACCACGCGGGTGGCACGGCCGAGCTGAGCGCGCGCCACGGGCTGCCCATCATCGGCCCGCACCCGGGCGACCAGTTCTGGATCGACGGCATTGCCGAGCAGGGGCGCATGTTCGGCTTTCCGCAGGCCGAGAAATTCACGCCCACGCGCTGGCTGCAGGACGGCGACACGGTGCAGGTGGGCGACTGCGTGTTGCACGTGCGCCACTGCCCGGGCCATACGCCGGGGCATGTGGTGTTTCATTCACCCGAGGCGAAGCGCGCCTTTGTCGGCGACGTGCTGTTTGCCGGCAGCATCGGCCGCACCGACTTTCCCGGCGGCAACCATGGCCAACTGATCGCCAGCATCCGCGAGCGCCTGTGGCCGATGGGCGACGACACGGTGTTCATCCCCGGCCACGGGCCCGAAAGCACCTTCGGCGAAGAGCGCCGCCACAACCCGTTCGTGCGCGGCTGA
- the gatC gene encoding Asp-tRNA(Asn)/Glu-tRNA(Gln) amidotransferase subunit GatC, producing MALTPDDIRRLAHLARLELSADQGERLLTRLNGFFDLVAAMQAVDTTGVEPLAHPIAAVRDMALRLRDDVASEPDQRAANQRSAPAVEDGLFLVPRVIE from the coding sequence ATGGCCCTGACCCCCGACGACATCCGCCGTCTTGCCCATCTGGCGCGGCTGGAACTGAGTGCCGACCAAGGTGAGCGCCTGCTCACCCGGCTGAACGGCTTTTTCGATCTGGTGGCGGCCATGCAGGCCGTGGACACCACCGGCGTCGAACCGCTGGCGCACCCCATTGCCGCCGTGCGCGACATGGCGCTGCGCCTGCGCGACGACGTGGCCAGCGAGCCGGACCAGCGCGCCGCCAACCAGCGCAGCGCGCCCGCCGTCGAGGACGGGCTGTTCCTGGTGCCCCGCGTGATCGAGTGA
- the mreD gene encoding rod shape-determining protein MreD → MIMPRGEQLLLPASPAFIWGSLLVALMLNLLPLGRVLWMPDFLAVVLVFWSIHQPRRVGLGVAFIFGLVLDVHQASLLGQHALAYAVLIYGAIMAHRRIRWFSVPAQALQLLPLFALAHAITIVLRLIGGAVFPGWLVLLAPILEAALWPVVSVLLLAPQRRAPNPDANRPL, encoded by the coding sequence ATGATCATGCCGCGTGGCGAACAGCTGCTGCTGCCGGCCAGCCCCGCCTTCATCTGGGGCAGCCTGCTCGTGGCGCTGATGCTGAACCTGCTGCCGCTGGGCCGCGTGCTGTGGATGCCCGACTTCCTGGCCGTGGTGCTGGTGTTCTGGAGCATCCACCAGCCGCGCCGCGTGGGCCTGGGCGTGGCCTTCATCTTCGGGCTGGTGCTGGACGTGCACCAGGCCTCGCTGCTGGGCCAGCACGCGCTGGCCTACGCGGTGCTGATCTACGGCGCCATCATGGCGCACCGACGCATCCGCTGGTTCTCGGTGCCGGCGCAGGCGCTGCAGCTGCTGCCGCTGTTTGCGCTGGCGCACGCCATCACCATCGTGCTGCGCCTGATTGGCGGCGCGGTGTTTCCGGGCTGGCTGGTGCTGCTGGCGCCGATACTCGAGGCCGCGCTGTGGCCAGTGGTCAGTGTGCTGCTGCTGGCGCCGCAGCGGCGCGCGCCGAATCCGGACGCCAACAGACCGTTATGA
- the pyrE gene encoding orotate phosphoribosyltransferase — MQFAIDAGVLRFGEFKTKAGRLSPYFFNAGLFDDGAKLARLAQFYARALIDSGVEFDVIFGPAYKGIPLGAAVAIELARLGVVKPFAYNRKEAKDHGEGGTLVGAPLKGRVLIVDDVISAGTAVRESIALIEAAGATPHAVAIALDRQEKATEGGRDVDWSAVQYVRDRLGLQVIAIANLAQLLQHLGKSDNFSPYFQSVSAYRTRYGVD; from the coding sequence GTGCAGTTCGCCATCGACGCCGGCGTGCTGCGCTTTGGCGAATTCAAGACCAAGGCGGGGCGCCTGTCGCCCTATTTCTTCAACGCCGGGCTGTTCGACGACGGCGCCAAGCTGGCGCGGCTGGCGCAATTCTATGCACGGGCGCTGATCGACTCGGGCGTCGAGTTCGATGTCATTTTTGGTCCCGCATACAAAGGTATTCCATTGGGCGCCGCGGTGGCCATCGAGCTGGCGCGGCTGGGCGTGGTCAAACCTTTTGCGTACAACCGCAAGGAAGCCAAGGACCACGGCGAAGGCGGCACGCTGGTGGGCGCGCCGCTGAAGGGGCGCGTGCTGATCGTGGACGACGTCATCTCCGCCGGCACCGCGGTGCGCGAGTCGATTGCGCTGATCGAAGCCGCCGGCGCCACGCCGCACGCCGTGGCCATTGCGCTGGACCGGCAGGAAAAGGCGACCGAGGGCGGGCGCGACGTGGACTGGTCGGCCGTGCAGTACGTGCGCGACCGTCTGGGACTGCAAGTCATCGCCATCGCCAACCTGGCGCAGTTATTGCAACACCTGGGAAAGAGTGACAACTTTTCGCCCTACTTCCAGTCCGTATCTGCCTATCGCACCCGTTACGGCGTCGATTGA
- a CDS encoding exodeoxyribonuclease III, with translation MFKLTSLNLNGIRSAATKGVEAWLEAHAPDCICVQEMKAQHADIEGRFDILAGMRGHFHLATAKKGYSGVGIYTRHEPSDVIAGYGSPEFDEEGRYLEARFDTPARRFSVISCYFPSGSSGPERQDAKYRFLAEFYPVLQRLRAERDFVLCGDVNIAHQEIDLKNYKSNQKNSGFLPDERAWVTRIIDELQLVDVYRRLHPDTTGEAYTWWSNRGQAYAKNVGWRLDYHLATPAVAQAARTSAIYKDQKFSDHAPITIDYDLKLV, from the coding sequence TTGTTCAAACTCACCAGCCTGAACCTGAATGGCATCCGCTCCGCGGCCACCAAGGGCGTCGAAGCCTGGCTGGAGGCGCACGCGCCGGATTGTATTTGCGTGCAGGAGATGAAGGCCCAGCACGCCGACATCGAGGGCCGTTTCGACATCCTGGCCGGCATGCGCGGGCACTTTCACCTGGCCACGGCCAAGAAGGGCTATTCGGGCGTCGGCATCTATACGCGCCATGAGCCCAGCGACGTGATCGCCGGCTACGGCTCGCCCGAATTCGACGAAGAAGGCCGCTACCTGGAAGCGCGCTTTGACACGCCCGCGCGCCGCTTCTCGGTCATCAGCTGCTACTTTCCCAGCGGTTCGTCCGGGCCGGAGCGGCAGGACGCCAAATACCGCTTCCTGGCCGAGTTCTACCCCGTGCTGCAACGCCTGCGCGCCGAGCGTGATTTCGTGCTGTGCGGCGACGTCAACATCGCGCACCAGGAAATCGACCTGAAGAACTACAAGAGCAACCAGAAGAACAGCGGCTTCCTGCCCGACGAGCGCGCCTGGGTCACGCGCATCATTGATGAGCTGCAACTGGTCGACGTCTACCGCCGCCTGCACCCCGACACCACCGGCGAGGCCTACACCTGGTGGAGCAACCGCGGCCAGGCCTACGCCAAGAACGTGGGCTGGCGGCTGGACTACCACCTGGCCACGCCCGCCGTCGCGCAGGCCGCGCGCACCAGCGCCATCTACAAGGACCAGAAGTTCAGCGACCACGCGCCGATCACCATCGACTACGATCTGAAGCTGGTCTGA
- a CDS encoding rod shape-determining protein, which translates to MFGAFRRYFSTDLAIDLGTANTLIYVRDKGIVLDEPSVVSIRHEGGPQGKKTIQAVGTEAKAMLGKVPGNIEAIRPMKDGVIADFTVTEQMLKQFIKMVHPRGLFRPSPRIIICVPCGSTQVERRAIRESALGAGASEVYLIEEPMAAAIGAGLPVSEASGSMVVDIGGGTTEVGVISLGGMVYKGSARVGGDKFDDAIINYIRRNYGMLIGDPTAEMIKKEIGSAFPGSEVKEMEVKGRNLSEGVPRSFTISSNEILEALTEPLNSIVSEVKKALEETPPELGADIAERGMMLTGGGALLRDLERLLAEETGLPVLVAEEPLTCVVRGCGLALERMERLGNIFTNE; encoded by the coding sequence ATGTTTGGAGCTTTCCGGCGGTATTTTTCGACCGACCTGGCCATTGACCTGGGCACCGCCAACACCCTGATCTACGTGCGCGACAAGGGCATCGTGTTGGACGAACCTTCCGTCGTCTCGATCCGCCACGAAGGCGGCCCGCAGGGCAAGAAGACGATCCAGGCCGTGGGCACCGAGGCCAAGGCCATGCTGGGCAAGGTGCCCGGCAACATCGAGGCCATCCGCCCCATGAAGGACGGCGTGATCGCCGACTTCACCGTCACCGAGCAGATGCTCAAGCAGTTCATCAAGATGGTGCACCCGCGCGGCCTGTTCCGGCCCAGCCCGCGCATCATCATCTGCGTGCCCTGCGGCTCGACCCAGGTCGAGCGCCGCGCCATCCGCGAATCGGCACTGGGCGCGGGCGCCAGCGAGGTGTACCTGATCGAGGAACCCATGGCCGCCGCCATCGGCGCCGGCCTGCCGGTCAGCGAGGCCAGCGGCTCGATGGTGGTCGACATCGGCGGCGGCACCACCGAAGTCGGCGTGATCTCGCTCGGCGGCATGGTGTACAAGGGCAGCGCGCGCGTGGGCGGCGACAAGTTCGACGACGCCATCATCAACTACATCCGCCGCAACTACGGCATGCTGATCGGTGACCCGACGGCGGAGATGATCAAGAAGGAAATCGGCAGCGCCTTCCCGGGCAGCGAAGTGAAGGAGATGGAGGTCAAGGGCCGCAACCTCTCCGAAGGCGTGCCGCGCAGCTTCACCATCAGCAGCAACGAAATCCTGGAAGCACTGACCGAGCCGCTGAACAGCATCGTGTCGGAAGTGAAGAAGGCGCTGGAAGAAACGCCGCCCGAACTCGGCGCCGACATTGCCGAGCGCGGCATGATGCTGACCGGCGGCGGCGCCCTGCTGCGCGACCTGGAGCGCCTGCTGGCCGAAGAAACCGGCCTGCCCGTGCTGGTGGCCGAAGAGCCGCTGACCTGCGTGGTGCGCGGCTGCGGGCTGGCGCTGGAACGCATGGAGCGGCTGGGCAACATCTTCACGAATGAGTAG
- a CDS encoding DUF4124 domain-containing protein: MTTTALPHHLPDLHAGQGTSRGAQRAAAGWGLRRLAGVAVAASWWTLCGTPAVAQPSAAAPTGSIYSCVDAHGRRLTSDRPILSCIDREQRELNRSGGTRRVIPPTLSATEREARARQDREAELAQQRARDAISRDQALVTRYPDKAAHDASRAQALAQTQAVDQAAEQRLAELAAERKALDDEMEFYRKDPSRAPATVRRGIEYNARSVAEQRRAIAAQQAERDRINAQFDEEARRLQALWQGRQPAPQTASGKR; encoded by the coding sequence ATGACCACCACCGCCCTCCCGCACCACCTGCCTGACCTGCACGCCGGACAAGGCACGTCCCGCGGCGCCCAGCGCGCCGCTGCGGGGTGGGGGTTGCGGCGCCTGGCCGGGGTCGCGGTGGCGGCGTCCTGGTGGACACTTTGTGGCACGCCGGCCGTCGCGCAGCCCAGCGCGGCCGCGCCGACGGGCAGCATCTACAGCTGCGTGGACGCCCATGGCCGGCGGCTGACGTCGGACCGGCCGATCCTCTCGTGCATCGACCGCGAGCAGCGCGAACTCAACCGCAGCGGCGGCACGCGGCGCGTCATCCCGCCCACCCTGAGTGCCACCGAGCGCGAAGCACGCGCCCGGCAGGACCGCGAAGCCGAACTCGCGCAGCAGCGCGCGCGCGACGCCATCAGCCGCGACCAGGCGCTGGTCACGCGCTACCCCGACAAGGCCGCGCACGATGCCAGCCGCGCCCAGGCACTGGCGCAGACCCAGGCGGTCGACCAGGCCGCCGAGCAGCGGCTGGCCGAACTGGCGGCCGAGCGCAAGGCGCTGGATGACGAGATGGAGTTCTACCGCAAGGACCCCTCCCGGGCCCCGGCCACGGTGCGGCGCGGCATCGAATACAACGCCCGGAGCGTGGCCGAGCAGCGGCGCGCCATCGCCGCGCAGCAGGCCGAGCGTGATCGCATCAACGCGCAGTTCGATGAAGAAGCGAGGCGCCTTCAGGCGCTCTGGCAAGGCCGGCAGCCCGCCCCGCAGACGGCTTCGGGCAAGCGCTGA